CCTTACAACAATCCCAAATCACATGTGAAATCCACTTGCCTCTCTCCAAGCATGGAAACGCTCTGTTCAGGGTCACCATTTTTAAGTCACGATTCTCCACATACTACTACAGAGAAGCTTGTGAATCATTTCTAACACGCAAAGTTCGGCACTCtgtataaatgaataaataggAGCGTAGGTAGGCTCACGTGCACACCCAACTAAGAGGCAGATTTCAAGACAAatcagcttttatttatttatttatttatttatttattttgaatttaatgtttcatttttaatgtTATTTCTGAATTTCCTGAAAGTaaggttttatttatttttatttccttgCTTTTTGGGTTTTTTAATGTATTGTGCTGTATTACGTTGTTATATTACATTTCCTTAAAACAGGTTGTTCTGGTGAGAAGTATTGTGTGCAGTCTTTACGAATTTTTACGCGCACTTTTGACCGACACACTTATTTTGGTGTGCAGCTTTGCATAAACACTACCAATGTCAACGCGCATTTCTGACCAGCATTATCATTTTTTAATCTTTCATACCGATACCATCACAATAGTTTTACGGTGAACGCCTTacacagtgttgtacggaacggcgttccaaggaacgacgttccaggaactagttcctttttggaggaacggaggaacgccaccgttccattgaggatcggtggaactgtaacggtaactcgttacgtttacgtaggaacggcagagggaacggcgttccttctgtaaacgttcctcggcattgaacaggctcCCGCACGCAGCACATTGTGCAGAACAGAGCGGATGGGAGACCGCGTGAGGTGCAAGAATCcaccgctcgcctgtcacttgactatgctgcatcttgattttcactttaaggcgcccgccgAGGGCGCATGGAAGCGCGCGATGCGACCATGTGCGGGAGCaacagcagatttttttttctttttgtgtgagaTAGCGTGACAGCAATCAAAGGCCGTTCTGGAGTTTATACACCTTGAAGGACATTTCCTTGACATTCGAGACTCATCGAAACCCATTGCAAAGCCGCTGCCAGGAAACagcgcgatatttttttttacctcggtgactttttgttcggccaactcgaaagtagatttgtgtgtgtgtgtgtgtggggggggggggggggggacttaccgtagtcgaggcgcctgcGCGTGGTTCCGCGGAGCAAATttggtgtttgacgcgcatgggacatGCAGTGGAACCAATCACAACGCTAGAGGCCGCAGAACGTGAGTGAAGCACCaacgtgctaaccaccgaaatcctGCGCGGTGGCCTCCcgctgcgcatgaatggtcttggGCCCCAACGCAACGGTGGCGAAGCTACACTGTGGTTCTATCCCTTCGGAGTGAACGCCTTACCCCGTGCAGCATACGCTTCCGAcattttattggttttatgtccGCGCACttgccgactgcgaagcttcggcccaATTCCTGGGAATGTTTTTCTCGTCGTGTGGTATtcagcggctggctcgatcgtctctttagtatctcgtgcatgcgCCACCGGCAGCTATCGGCAAATGTTTTTAGACGCGGTTGCATGGAAtgcggggaagaggaccgaaacgcagtggacgctggtgccgcagtggcgcctgtcGGGTGCCTTCGATGGTTGCGCATGGGCAGGAATACCTTCAACATTCAAGTTATCTCCGCAGCTATTGGTCTATAatttttattatagttcagttcgacagccacCTCACCGatgacgtctgtcatgcaataaacgatacgcgtactaCAGCCAGAGCTACATTTTTGTTGCACCCACTGAGCCTGCCTTCGGTCCTACGACCTCGGTTGACTTTGTTCCTAtgtgtgtacaacacggcagtaccctcaagcgcgtgatggaacggctcttcaacattggcaACGAGAAGACAGGTTCGTCTGTCGGATACCAATATCGAGATGCTACTCTTGTTGAGTGCGAACGAGAGACTTCACTAAGTTGCGAAtacgtatcctggacattattctCTACTCACACTacaatattgaatcagcacttgttaagcgcctatgtattgttccttTAGATGCTGTTTcatgtgcaagaaacttatttatattgatGCAGGTGTGGAAATTTCTGGTTGAATATCTGAAGAGCAGTATATTGACCTGGCATTTGAAGACTAACGTAGAAAGTtccccatgtgttgcacttgtgatAGATGAGCACGAAAGTTgtagttagacatgtctgtagtgTGGCCGGTAATCTATAAAAAagtcgtctaggagcgtttctttatattccttttatctacatataacctgcttCCGGTGATGTCAAATTCGCAAAATATGTGTAGCTTGATGTGAGCTTTGAAATGCTTACTTTACTTCGCCTCAGGATTATCCTACAGTGACCAGCACTATATTTTGAATAAAAATttaaatgtaacgttaatgtaacgacacgttccaattttcgaattgtaactggaacgagttcctttctcattagaggaacttgtaacgggagcTCGTTCTAGTAtcgggaaggaacgaggaacgagctttcgttcctgttttggaggaacgtgtacaacactggccTTACACAAATTTCGGTGAAGCGCTGTGACGTGAGATGAATGGCGCTATCCACCTGCTGAGTGTGTAGTGCTGCGACGGGTGAATGACAATACTAAGCGCTGTCCTGCCTTCCATGCCTCGACGAAAAGCGGCTTTGGGTGCAGGATGTGCCAAACAAAAAATCTAGCCAGTTCCACTTCGCGAatactgtcgaaacagcgaagcctatgcccgtcattcatcaggctatatcgtaatTCTGTGTTCCGTTCGCTGGCGCTTAGGTTGGGCCTCCTTTGAGGTCTGTTTGCGGATcctcgcggttggctcggcgacgacatgacCGTTCTCGCGTGGGCTCTCGCTGACGCTAACGTCGGCTGGATTCTTCATCGGcagaacgagaaatgttcgccattctgaaagcgctaACTCCTGAACATTGATACTGAGGCGCTATTTTAgactccactgcgcctcaccgttaccccatcttggcgcgtttctcgaaggttcacccttTCGGCCTTGTTTGCCCTCACGCTCCCatctcgcagcacggcgcagaTCTCCCCTTCCTAGCGAGGCCGACTCTCGCCATACTGCAAGGCCAAAGGGCGCGTGGTCAGTTctacgccgaccccggacatgaaagcctcgagaaaggacagcttcgctgttaaaataaagCGTCGCCTAAGTGTTCAGCGCTCGGTGGAGGAGCGAGACGCACGCCCCACCCAAGCTTTCCGTCGAAGGTTCTTCCGTCATTTGGTCAGACGGGAGGCCGCCTCAACAACAactttgaagaaagaaaaaaaggaaggaccTTGTGTAGGACACATGCGTCCATCTGCTACTTTCTCGTACGCAGCATACAGGTGCGGCCGCACCCCATAGAGTCAGTTGGAGTCCACGCTTGTGCTGGGAGACTAACATATACTTTGTATTACCTAGATTTATTGTCGGAAACTGTTCATTTTCAAACGCACGCAagtgtttttctgtttttgtagATTGTGGTTAGTAGATACAAGTTTGCAGATTATATTCCTCTCTTTTTACAGATGCTGTtgcttcttgtttttgttttgtataGATAGTTGTTAGCAGACAGATGTTAGTAGACAGTATTCCTGTCATTTTGCTTGTGCTGTTGTTTTTCATTTATTATCTTTTTTATGCGTAAGCAATTGCTCCATTTCTTGCTGTAAGTTGGCAGTTTCTTTCTTTGGGAGCAGCTGCCACTTCACGTTATCATAAAACAACTCTTTCCTCGCACCTCTTTCACAGCGAACGTGTATAAATCCAGCGAAGGTACCTGTCGACGCCATTCTTGAAAAAGACCAGTCCGCGGCCGAAAGGTCAAAGaaatgtaatttttttgtacGTGAGCCTGCACTATATATTAGCTTGTGAATGTTTTTAGTATATTGTGGCTAAAGTATGATAAGTAAGCCTCTCTAAGTCAGACTATGGCAAATGGACCTGCATAGTTTCATTCCCGTGAGTCCGACCGAGTCTAGCTGAGTGGAACTACGGTGAGCATGAGTtggagtgagcccggttgagtaAATGGGCAATGCGAGTGTGGGTCTGCGTGAACCCGATTGCCTTCACGTTGCCTGAATTTGAGTGTGATCACAGCCGTTTAGGCAGGAACGCGGTGTGTTTGAGTTGGAGTGAGGTGGATTGATTGGAGTATGCGAATCTATGACCGAGTAATCATCAGATATGTAGCTTGTGAGCGAGCTCTTGTTGAGTGTGACTCAATGAACCGAGTAAGCTCTCCTCGTTTTCCCGACCTAAGCTAAGCGGGAACCTAAAACTCCCGTTTACAGTTGATTTATTCCGTATTGCAATGAAACAGAGATAACAGGCCTATAAAAACTTATCACCATTTAACGCGTGAATTTCTTTTGCTTGACTTTGTTCATTTTGGGCCATCCATGGCCTATGGTGAGTGGATCCTTGTGAACACTTTGGCGTGCGCTTCAAATGGCGAAAACTGAAAATGAACCGCTTGACGACAGAAGTTGTTGCGTCGTCCTTTCTAATATTTTCATGAACAAAGGTTACAAAATTGGCGAAGATTGCACTAAGCTGCGCTAGGCTTGCTACAGCGAAACTGGACTATTATGAAGGCTAATGTGGTTGGTTCTAGGTTGTTTTGAGGCCTTATCTAGGTGATGCAGGCTCTTTCCAGACTGCTTCTAGGTGGTCGCTAGGATTCAGCTAGGCGGTGCTAGGTTGTTTgtccgttgattctcagcgcagagagcttcCAGTAAAACCACAGGcacgacacggatgcccaaactccagagacagaacctcatgctgaaagcaagcgttcacacctccgatacaCCTACGGGCACTGTGAAATATTAGAAGAAACGGACGACGATGGGACTAGCGCATTTTGGAGCGAGCGGCTCGTGTCTCGCGCTGAACTGAATTTGGAACGGCCTAGAATGGACGCTTTGCAAATGTGCTACGGGCAATAAAGTCGCCCCTTTTTCTACTCATCTACGACGAAGCTTCCTTTATTCTACATTTCATGGTGCCGAAAACCGGGAGTTTTGTGAACCAAGAGACCCGACCGCGAAAGGACTTCAACAGCAACGAAGATGGATCGGATCAAGGGCAAACGAGCGTACCAACGAGCCTTGCACACGCGTCTCCGTAACGAGGCAAGTCAACTCATTCAATCGAGTCAGTTCAGTGCGCCGGCGCTTCGAGTGCTCACACGATAGACTAAAGAACTGCAACGACGGACTACGGGTTCTCAACGAACAGCTGGAGGAACACCTCACGGACGAGCAAGCTGCCGAGGACTACCTGTCGGTTCGGAGTATGAAGACAACGCGGCAGCAATGTTGTCCCTTCTTTCTTATCACATCGAACAACTTCAGCCTGAAACGACGGCGGACCGAGGCCTGCCGATGCCCAACGACGTCGCAACCCCAGATACGACTTCGGGAGATCGTTCCATCGGTGATGCCTCAAGGCTGGTTGCCGGTGCTTCAAGACTACCGAAGCTTGACTTAGTTCACTTCAACGGAGCAGTGCTACAGTGGCAGCCGTTCTGGGATGTATTCAAGCATGCCGTTCATACAAACGCTGGTCTGACGAACGTCGACAGATTCCACTACCTGAAATCCCTTCTGGTTGGACCAGCGGCCAAAGCGATCGAGGGAATTCAAGTGACTGATTCTTCATATGCCGATGCCATCGAAATTCTAACCAACCGCTTCGGAAACACCAGGATCATCGAGCAGAAGTACTTGGAAAACCTAAGAACACTCAAGCCTGTACAATGCTCCACTGACGTGACCGCCATGAGGAATCTCCTAGATACTGTGACTATACACGTGAG
Above is a window of Rhipicephalus sanguineus isolate Rsan-2018 chromosome 3, BIME_Rsan_1.4, whole genome shotgun sequence DNA encoding:
- the LOC119385338 gene encoding uncharacterized protein LOC119385338; translation: MPNDVATPDTTSGDRSIGDASRLVAGASRLPKLDLVHFNGAVLQWQPFWDVFKHAVHTNAGLTNVDRFHYLKSLLVGPAAKAIEGIQVTDSSYADAIEILTNRFGNTRIIEQKYLENLRTLKPVQCSTDVTAMRNLLDTVTIHVRGLKAL